The genomic region CATTTTTTAGTCCCTTTTTTGTCTTCGTTTGAAGGCATTATTGTAGGCTAGAAGATCTTCTCTTTTGTTTATGCTAACTACGAAGATCGTTCTTGAATCTGAATCAATGGAATACACAATTCTGAACTTCTTCTTGAAGAAATAGGCTTTGTAGTATCCGGTTAGATCTATTCCATGTTTATTCCCTAGTGCTA from Mesotoga sp. UBA6090 harbors:
- a CDS encoding type II toxin-antitoxin system RelE family toxin, giving the protein MSSWKTRFHPEALKEVERMDGQIKSLAKSKLKQISANPFLGIALGNKHGIDLTGYYKAYFFKKKFRIVYSIDSDSRTIFVVSINKREDLLAYNNAFKRRQKRD